CTggatttttaatggtaaaactaAAACCTAATCTAAGTTTGGTTTGTGTATAAATTTTTAGTTACAaacttttaaactaaaaatttatcGATAGTACCAGTTTGTTTTATTGATACTCTAAAAATGAGGGCTTAATGATTTTTTATCCGAATCAAATTTTAGTTGATGGAGTTTAGCATTAAAATTGTCATGTCTAACGAACAGAATCTAATCCTTACGAAGAAGCTTATGATTCAATATAAATAAAGATTAATAACGAGGACCCCACATATTCTTCActcacaaaacaaaacattttgggcaaatctccaaaatagcaattttttaagtttatatcacaaaaataacactcaaaaactaaaatgaccaaaatagcacctttatcctttgaaaattttaatttttttatttttaaaaatttgaaatcttatcccataaacctcatttctcaactctaaatcctaaaccctaaaccctaaaccctaaaatctaaaccctaaaccctaaactctaaatcctaaaccctaaaccctaaaccctaaaccctaaatcctaaaccccaccctttaactctaaaccctaagtttgtgacttttgataaaacattaagtgctatttttgtgactttgagaacataaacttgatttagcgctatttttgtctttttctatgACATTTTCTCGACAAATGATAATAAATGTTTaccaaataattgaaaaaaagtAGCTCGAGAGATAGAGAAGTAGGACGAAGAAGGCGAAagtgaaagaagaaagaaaactaaGTCATTAGCTACTAAACAACTCTTTCACAAcgagagaaggaaaaaaaaaagatgagagCTTTAGAAGAATCTAAGATCTCTATTGTTTTGTTGCTTCTTTGCTTCTCAATCTTTGCCACTTTCAGTCTCCAGGTGAGAGTGTCTTTCTTCTCATCTCTTACCATTTCCTTGTCTTTTTGGATTTAGATCTTCTTTTCATTTGGGTGGTTCTGATTTTACCTGAGAAATTGAACCTTGGTTTGTGTAAACCTTAAGCTGGTTTAAAGTTTTGAACTTTATTTCACATTTGAAAATGGGCATTTACTTGATTATATGTTCTGTGGCTCTGATTAGAATTAATGTGGAATTTTTTTAAGGCAAATGAGGTAACATCCCCCTCCTCTAAAGAAGGAGAGGTGAGAATGGTGCCATTAATAGAGGAGAAGTTTATGGTAATGAATGAAACAAGAAGGAAGCTTGGGAGTTTCCAGATATGTTCAGTTTGCACTTGTTGTGGAGGTGCAAAAGGAGTTTGCCTGCCTTTACCTTGTTGCTTTGCAATTAACTGCAATATCCCAAATAAACCCTTTGGTTATTGCTCCTTCACTCCCAAATCCTGCAATTGCTTTGGTTGCCATAGCTGagatctttccttttgtaagCTTCTaatgttctctttttttttttggattcttCTCAAATCATGTTTTGATGTTTGGTTCCAATTAATCCAGGGGGCAGAGAGGAAGAATAAACCAACATCTTGATTTCATATGCAAGTGTGA
This Brassica napus cultivar Da-Ae chromosome C6, Da-Ae, whole genome shotgun sequence DNA region includes the following protein-coding sequences:
- the LOC106426232 gene encoding uncharacterized protein LOC106426232, producing the protein MRALEESKISIVLLLLCFSIFATFSLQANEVTSPSSKEGEVRMVPLIEEKFMVMNETRRKLGSFQICSVCTCCGGAKGVCLPLPCCFAINCNIPNKPFGYCSFTPKSCNCFGCHS